One genomic region from Pseudoduganella dura encodes:
- a CDS encoding BON domain-containing protein codes for MKIAQKIATAVFAAATMMTVVGCAGSATKEGTGEYVDDAVITTKVKSSIFNEPTLKATEINVETFKGTVQLSGFVAQPGDITKAGEIARGVKGVKSVKNDIRVK; via the coding sequence ATGAAGATCGCTCAGAAAATCGCCACCGCCGTATTCGCCGCCGCCACCATGATGACCGTTGTCGGCTGCGCCGGCTCGGCCACCAAGGAAGGTACCGGCGAATATGTCGACGACGCTGTCATCACCACCAAGGTGAAGTCGTCCATCTTCAACGAGCCGACCCTGAAAGCCACCGAAATCAACGTGGAAACCTTCAAGGGTACCGTGCAGCTGTCCGGTTTCGTGGCCCAGCCAGGCGACATCACCAAGGCCGGCGAAATCGCCCGCGGCGTGAAGGGCGTGAAGTCGGTCAAGAACGATATCCGCGTCAAGTAA
- a CDS encoding glycine zipper 2TM domain-containing protein — protein sequence MKPTHALSAAMVVVSLLTAGCASNYPTGTNYSTQADSSTYGTIENIQVVRVDPATSGAGAVAGGLVGALVGNQIGSGGGRTAATAAGAIGGAVVGNQIESNRNAPHDMYQISIRLDNGDYRTVNQDSAYDLRVGSRVRMVDGRVYRY from the coding sequence ATGAAACCCACTCACGCCTTGAGCGCAGCAATGGTCGTGGTCTCACTGCTGACTGCGGGCTGCGCCAGCAATTACCCCACGGGCACCAACTATTCGACCCAGGCCGATTCTTCCACCTACGGCACGATCGAGAATATCCAGGTCGTGCGCGTGGATCCCGCCACCAGCGGTGCCGGCGCGGTAGCCGGCGGCCTGGTCGGTGCCCTGGTCGGCAACCAGATCGGTTCGGGCGGCGGCCGTACGGCGGCCACGGCGGCCGGCGCGATCGGCGGCGCCGTCGTCGGCAACCAGATCGAATCGAACCGCAATGCCCCGCATGACATGTACCAGATCAGCATCCGCCTCGACAACGGCGATTACCGCACCGTGAACCAGGACAGCGCATATGACCTGCGCGTGGGCAGCCGGGTGCGCATGGTCGACGGGCGCGTGTATCGGTATTGA
- a CDS encoding DUF3309 domain-containing protein, translating into MGTILLIILVLVLIGALPTWPHSKNWGYAPSGLAGLIVVVLLIMLLTGRL; encoded by the coding sequence ATGGGCACCATTCTCTTGATCATTCTGGTTCTCGTCCTCATCGGCGCACTGCCGACCTGGCCGCACAGCAAGAACTGGGGTTATGCCCCGAGCGGGCTGGCTGGCCTGATCGTGGTGGTCCTGCTGATCATGTTGTTGACAGGCAGGCTGTAA
- a CDS encoding patatin-like phospholipase family protein: MSDSDSHPLNPNGMRVVLVLQGGGALGAYQAGVYEALHEHGLAPDWVVGTSIGAINAALLAGNRQEDRLRRIREFWQRMSQRDPYDPKWMTAAQRRQNIRLSTLHAMISGVRGFFRPRTFNPFAFGMSVPAEQASYYDTDELTATLEELVDFDVLNSPEGMRLTVNALRVANGDLVSFDSLDPGRITADHIRASGALPPGFPAVRIDGELYWDGGLYSNTPLQTVLDDTRRPVDTLCFMVDLWSAQGPEPDTLEEVQTRQKDVTFASRSQRHLDDYVKVRRLQQKLRELYASMPPQQHTAQHARDLADLGCDTTLHVVRIPYAGHDWHMPLKDINFSQGSVQWRWSQGYADAQRAIGAAGWLAFVSEDTPLVVHELPPLPDSPATGAVQLPLGAKEPAR, translated from the coding sequence TTGAGCGATTCCGACAGCCATCCGCTGAACCCGAACGGCATGCGTGTGGTGCTGGTGTTGCAGGGCGGGGGAGCGCTGGGCGCTTACCAGGCCGGCGTCTACGAGGCGCTGCACGAACACGGGCTCGCGCCGGACTGGGTGGTGGGCACGTCGATCGGTGCGATCAATGCCGCGCTGCTGGCCGGCAATCGCCAGGAAGACCGGCTGCGGCGCATCAGGGAGTTCTGGCAGCGCATGTCGCAACGCGATCCTTACGATCCGAAGTGGATGACGGCTGCCCAGCGCCGGCAGAACATCCGCCTGTCGACGCTGCATGCGATGATTTCCGGCGTGCGCGGTTTCTTCCGCCCGCGCACGTTCAATCCATTCGCGTTCGGCATGTCGGTGCCGGCCGAGCAGGCCAGCTATTACGATACGGATGAACTGACGGCCACCCTCGAGGAACTGGTCGACTTCGATGTGCTGAACAGTCCGGAGGGCATGCGGCTGACCGTCAACGCACTGCGCGTCGCGAACGGCGACCTCGTCAGCTTCGACAGCCTCGACCCCGGCCGCATCACCGCCGATCATATCCGCGCCAGCGGCGCGCTGCCGCCGGGTTTCCCTGCCGTGCGCATCGATGGCGAGCTGTACTGGGATGGCGGCCTGTACTCGAACACGCCGCTGCAGACCGTGCTCGACGACACCCGGCGTCCGGTCGACACGCTGTGCTTCATGGTCGACCTGTGGAGCGCGCAGGGGCCGGAACCCGATACGCTCGAAGAAGTACAGACACGGCAGAAAGACGTGACGTTCGCATCGCGCTCGCAGCGCCACCTGGACGATTACGTGAAAGTGCGGCGGTTGCAGCAAAAGCTGCGCGAGCTGTATGCATCGATGCCGCCGCAGCAGCACACCGCGCAACATGCGCGCGACCTGGCCGATCTCGGTTGCGACACGACGCTGCACGTGGTGCGCATACCGTATGCCGGCCACGACTGGCACATGCCGCTCAAGGACATCAATTTTTCGCAGGGCTCCGTGCAATGGCGCTGGAGCCAGGGTTATGCCGATGCGCAGCGCGCGATCGGCGCGGCCGGCTGGCTCGCCTTCGTTTCGGAAGATACGCCGCTGGTGGTGCACGAACTGCCGCCGCTGCCCGATTCGCCGGCCACCGGCGCGGTGCAGCTGCCGCTGGGCGCCAAGGAGCCGGCACGCTGA
- a CDS encoding phage holin family protein, translating into MEHSEHTEPRPPGLIGSVSGLVKTTLRLVMSRVELALAELSEVRDHLVKLAVLFALAILAAWFAIAFGTATLVFLVWETLGWKILLILAAVFAVLAFVLVKSAMKLIRGGFLGMPATLAEIKADRDMLL; encoded by the coding sequence ATGGAACACTCCGAGCACACCGAGCCCCGCCCGCCCGGCCTGATAGGCTCGGTGTCCGGGCTCGTCAAGACCACCCTGCGCCTCGTCATGTCCCGCGTGGAACTGGCGCTGGCGGAACTGTCGGAAGTGCGTGATCACCTGGTCAAGCTGGCGGTGCTGTTCGCACTTGCCATCCTGGCCGCGTGGTTCGCAATCGCCTTCGGCACCGCCACGCTCGTGTTCCTTGTCTGGGAAACGCTGGGCTGGAAGATCCTGCTGATCCTTGCCGCGGTCTTTGCCGTGCTCGCGTTCGTCCTCGTGAAATCGGCCATGAAGCTGATACGTGGCGGCTTCCTGGGGATGCCGGCGACGCTGGCGGAAATCAAGGCCGACCGCGACATGCTGCTGTGA
- a CDS encoding DUF883 family protein: MLENNISTVNNDVKTLVKDAQALFTAATALTGEKAEELRGRGMRALDSALAKAQDAQVKAVETGKQVAATTDVYVKENPWRSIAVAAGIGLLAGVILGRK; this comes from the coding sequence ATGCTGGAAAATAATATCAGTACCGTCAACAACGACGTCAAAACCCTGGTCAAAGACGCCCAAGCCCTGTTCACTGCCGCCACCGCACTGACTGGTGAAAAAGCGGAAGAACTGCGCGGCCGCGGCATGCGCGCGCTGGATTCGGCACTGGCCAAGGCGCAGGACGCACAAGTCAAGGCCGTGGAAACCGGCAAGCAGGTCGCCGCCACCACCGACGTGTATGTGAAAGAAAATCCGTGGCGCTCGATCGCCGTCGCAGCCGGCATCGGCCTGCTGGCCGGCGTGATCCTGGGCCGCAAATAA
- a CDS encoding ferritin-like domain-containing protein has protein sequence MSDINPTQASGIDTAAIRAAAQNLSDGPVTAGYKGDREAVLKMLNDALATELVCINRYKRHYYTVSGKNNSAVKAEFLEHAGEEEKHADWLAERIVQLNGAPDYNPATLHERSHAEYDESLEVASMVRANLIAERVAIEAYRQMIERIGDTDPVTTALLVKIMAEEEEHADDMRDLLE, from the coding sequence ATGTCCGACATTAATCCCACCCAGGCCAGCGGTATCGATACCGCGGCCATCCGCGCCGCCGCACAGAACCTGTCGGACGGCCCGGTCACGGCAGGCTACAAGGGCGACCGCGAAGCCGTGCTGAAAATGCTGAACGACGCGCTTGCCACCGAGCTCGTCTGCATCAACCGCTACAAGCGGCACTATTACACCGTCAGCGGCAAGAACAACTCGGCGGTGAAGGCCGAGTTCCTCGAGCATGCCGGCGAGGAAGAAAAGCATGCGGACTGGCTGGCCGAGCGCATCGTGCAGCTCAATGGCGCGCCCGACTACAACCCGGCCACGCTGCACGAACGCAGCCACGCCGAATACGACGAGTCGCTGGAAGTGGCATCGATGGTGCGCGCGAATCTGATCGCCGAGCGCGTGGCGATCGAAGCCTACCGGCAGATGATCGAAAGGATCGGCGACACCGATCCGGTCACCACGGCGCTGCTCGTCAAGATCATGGCGGAAGAAGAAGAGCACGCGGACGATATGCGCGATTTGCTCGAATGA
- a CDS encoding OmpA family protein, translating into MKSKFIPVLLSVAIALSACSSAPLTTSTLDQARNDHVAAQSNSAVTQYAVPEFKAATEALNAANAAAADRQSTEKIDQLAYVAKQKIATAQEVARARKAEVDLKQASQQRDQVRLEARTVEAETAKRSAEQAQAEAEAARARAEQANAATQNAQQQTQALAAQLAELQAKQTERGTIITLGDVLFNVDQAVLTSGGQATVQKLATVLRENTDRTVLIEGFTDSTGSTAHNLQLSQRRAEAVRSALAQAGIDRSRVDVRGYGEAYPVAGNESAGDRQLNRRVEIVLSEPGKPIQARR; encoded by the coding sequence ATGAAAAGCAAGTTCATCCCCGTACTGCTGTCGGTAGCCATCGCCCTGTCCGCCTGCAGCTCGGCACCGCTGACCACCAGCACGCTGGACCAGGCGCGCAACGACCACGTCGCCGCGCAAAGCAACAGCGCCGTCACCCAATACGCCGTCCCCGAATTCAAGGCCGCCACCGAGGCGCTCAATGCCGCCAATGCCGCCGCGGCGGATCGGCAAAGCACCGAGAAGATCGACCAGCTGGCCTATGTGGCCAAGCAGAAGATCGCCACCGCGCAGGAAGTGGCCCGGGCCCGCAAGGCCGAGGTCGACCTGAAGCAGGCGTCGCAGCAGCGCGACCAGGTGCGCCTGGAAGCCCGCACCGTCGAGGCGGAAACGGCCAAGCGCTCGGCCGAGCAGGCACAGGCTGAAGCGGAAGCGGCACGTGCCCGCGCCGAACAGGCCAACGCGGCCACGCAGAATGCGCAGCAGCAGACCCAGGCACTGGCGGCGCAGCTGGCCGAGCTGCAGGCCAAGCAGACCGAGCGCGGCACCATCATCACGCTGGGCGACGTGCTGTTCAATGTCGACCAGGCCGTGCTGACATCGGGCGGGCAGGCCACCGTGCAGAAGCTTGCCACGGTACTGCGCGAAAACACCGACCGTACCGTGCTGATCGAAGGCTTCACCGACAGCACCGGCTCCACCGCCCACAACCTGCAACTGTCGCAGCGCCGCGCCGAAGCGGTGCGCAGCGCGCTGGCGCAGGCGGGCATCGACCGTTCGCGCGTCGATGTGCGCGGCTACGGCGAAGCCTATCCGGTCGCCGGCAACGAATCGGCGGGCGACCGCCAGCTGAACCGCCGTGTCGAGATCGTGCTGTCCGAGCCGGGCAAGCCGATCCAGGCACGCCGCTGA
- a CDS encoding DUF4398 domain-containing protein: MSPRYTLPMLLATAALLSACASQKTPATADVAVSRAAVENATQAGAAELAPAELLAAREKLQQASRALADKDYKLASDLAQQAQADAKLAQSKATSAKATSAANEVQENVRVLREELDRANKQ; the protein is encoded by the coding sequence ATGAGCCCTCGCTACACCCTGCCAATGCTGTTAGCCACCGCTGCCCTGCTGTCGGCCTGCGCAAGCCAGAAAACCCCGGCCACCGCCGACGTGGCCGTTTCCCGCGCCGCTGTCGAAAACGCCACTCAGGCTGGCGCCGCCGAGCTGGCGCCGGCCGAATTGCTGGCCGCCCGCGAAAAACTGCAGCAAGCCAGCCGTGCGCTGGCCGACAAGGATTACAAGCTCGCCTCCGACCTGGCCCAGCAAGCCCAGGCCGATGCCAAGCTGGCGCAGAGCAAGGCCACGTCGGCCAAGGCCACCAGCGCCGCCAACGAGGTGCAGGAAAATGTCCGCGTGCTGCGCGAAGAACTCGACCGCGCCAACAAACAGTAA
- a CDS encoding BON domain-containing protein yields MNNLTSPTTVLSGMVLAMLVACASTDISTPASVETSDSVLTTSVRSGLANQPGLNPADIMVEVYDGEVRLSGFAVSPAEAEKAVAAARSIGGVKVVRNDLKVK; encoded by the coding sequence ATGAACAACCTGACTTCCCCCACCACCGTGCTGTCGGGCATGGTGCTGGCGATGCTGGTGGCCTGTGCGTCCACTGACATATCCACCCCCGCCAGCGTGGAGACGAGCGACAGCGTGCTGACCACCAGTGTGCGTTCCGGCCTGGCGAACCAGCCCGGCCTGAATCCCGCGGACATCATGGTGGAGGTCTACGACGGCGAAGTGCGCCTGTCGGGCTTCGCCGTCAGCCCTGCTGAAGCGGAAAAGGCCGTCGCGGCCGCGCGCAGCATCGGTGGCGTGAAAGTCGTCAGGAACGACCTGAAGGTCAAGTGA
- a CDS encoding glycine zipper 2TM domain-containing protein, with protein MMNIKQIAMRATIVASVLGLTACANMSSQDRNTAVGAGVGAVAGSVLSGGSALGTVGGAAVGGVIGNQVDKPNR; from the coding sequence ATCATGAACATCAAGCAGATCGCAATGCGTGCCACCATCGTCGCTTCCGTACTGGGCCTGACGGCCTGCGCCAACATGTCGTCGCAGGACCGTAACACCGCGGTCGGCGCGGGCGTCGGCGCCGTGGCAGGCTCCGTGCTGTCCGGCGGCTCGGCCCTGGGCACCGTGGGCGGCGCGGCCGTTGGCGGCGTGATCGGCAACCAGGTCGACAAGCCCAACCGCTAA
- a CDS encoding Crp/Fnr family transcriptional regulator — protein sequence MNLNFDTAHNNSATLQPARNRLLASLPEDDLAQLEALCETVEADVGEVLYEPGQAIAYIYFPIDALVSLLAVAEGRMTLEVGSVGREGMLGASVALGHRQAQVRAVVQRAGSTLRMRADHFRAEFSRLESLQHLLHRYTDTLLAQAIQIAVCSRFHVLEARLARSLLITRDRLQSEKFHLTHEFLAHALGVRRVGVTKAASALQNQRLITYSRGNIEILDSSGLEAVSCRCYELVKENGAIGMGTVFV from the coding sequence ATGAACCTGAACTTTGACACCGCGCACAACAATTCCGCCACCTTGCAGCCGGCGCGCAACCGTCTGCTGGCAAGCCTGCCGGAAGACGACCTGGCGCAACTCGAAGCCCTGTGCGAAACGGTCGAGGCCGACGTCGGCGAAGTGCTGTATGAACCCGGACAGGCGATCGCCTACATCTACTTTCCCATCGATGCGCTGGTGTCGCTGCTGGCCGTGGCGGAAGGCAGGATGACGCTGGAAGTCGGTTCCGTGGGCCGCGAAGGCATGCTCGGCGCTTCCGTCGCGCTCGGTCACCGGCAGGCGCAGGTGCGCGCCGTGGTGCAGCGCGCCGGCAGCACGCTGCGCATGCGCGCCGACCACTTCCGCGCCGAATTTTCCCGCCTGGAATCGCTGCAGCACCTGCTGCACCGCTATACCGACACGCTGCTGGCACAGGCGATCCAGATCGCCGTGTGCAGCCGCTTCCACGTGCTCGAAGCGCGGCTCGCGCGCTCGCTGCTGATCACGCGCGACCGGCTGCAATCGGAAAAATTCCACCTTACACACGAGTTCCTCGCGCATGCGCTCGGCGTGCGGCGCGTCGGTGTCACCAAGGCCGCCAGCGCGCTGCAGAACCAGCGGCTGATCACCTACAGCCGCGGCAACATCGAGATCCTCGATTCGAGCGGGCTGGAAGCCGTCTCCTGCCGCTGTTACGAGCTGGTCAAGGAAAACGGCGCGATCGGCATGGGCACGGTGTTCGTCTGA
- a CDS encoding glycine zipper 2TM domain-containing protein: MNHPSTPPSKHNVPAIFIIAAIVLILFGGVGIAALMGWLPSSSQAGRPGQLMTPPSEQLATAPVVPPTPATQSSQYAAGAGTINGERAKDVTTSGSSVGGASGGGSGTIAAPVVPAEDERIAAPARDKALQRERERERAHAKAGEAKRATAAVCNECGMVESVKEGKTRGEGSGMGAAGGAVVGGLLGRQVGDGRGRDLATIAGAVGGAVVGNQVEGNLKGKRNYEVVVRMHDGELRTFYTDSPVWRGGDQVKVVEGILQSR; the protein is encoded by the coding sequence ATGAACCATCCCAGCACACCTCCAAGCAAGCACAACGTGCCTGCCATCTTCATCATCGCAGCCATCGTGCTGATCCTGTTCGGCGGCGTGGGCATCGCCGCGCTGATGGGCTGGCTCCCCTCCTCCTCGCAGGCCGGCCGGCCCGGGCAGCTGATGACGCCGCCGTCCGAACAGCTGGCCACCGCACCCGTGGTGCCGCCAACGCCGGCGACACAGTCGAGCCAATACGCTGCAGGCGCCGGCACGATCAATGGCGAACGCGCGAAGGATGTGACCACCTCGGGCAGCTCGGTCGGCGGCGCAAGCGGCGGCGGATCGGGCACGATCGCGGCACCCGTGGTGCCGGCCGAAGATGAACGCATCGCCGCCCCGGCGCGCGACAAGGCGCTGCAGCGCGAACGTGAACGCGAGCGCGCCCATGCCAAGGCCGGCGAGGCGAAGCGCGCCACCGCGGCCGTCTGCAACGAGTGCGGCATGGTCGAATCCGTCAAGGAAGGCAAGACGCGCGGCGAAGGCAGCGGCATGGGCGCGGCCGGCGGCGCGGTCGTGGGCGGCCTGCTGGGCCGCCAGGTGGGCGACGGCCGCGGCCGCGACCTGGCAACGATCGCCGGCGCGGTCGGCGGTGCCGTGGTCGGCAACCAGGTGGAGGGCAACCTGAAGGGCAAGCGCAACTATGAAGTGGTGGTGCGCATGCATGACGGCGAACTGCGCACGTTCTATACCGATTCGCCGGTATGGCGCGGCGGCGACCAGGTCAAGGTGGTCGAAGGCATTCTGCAATCGCGCTGA
- a CDS encoding lmo0937 family membrane protein, whose product MLYTIAVVLIILWLLGLVTSYTIGGFIHILLVVAVIMILLRLISGRGL is encoded by the coding sequence ATGCTTTATACCATTGCTGTAGTACTTATCATCCTGTGGCTGCTGGGTCTGGTGACCTCCTATACCATCGGCGGCTTCATCCATATCTTGCTGGTCGTCGCAGTGATCATGATCCTGCTGCGCCTGATCAGCGGACGAGGCCTGTAG
- a CDS encoding OmpA family protein, protein MRKTMAMTVAAAMTLAATGCADMSATQRGTATGAGVGAGLGAILGAATGPGGGNRAAGGAVLGAAAGAVVGNIWSKRMESQKQAMEQATAGTGVQVSQTADNRLRMEIPSDISFDTNRADIKDNFRPILERFATTLKENPATTVTIIGHTDSTGSDSINQPLSVERASHTRDYLASRGVSPTRVVVEGRGSREPIASNDDNSGRARNRRVEIYVAEPAPRS, encoded by the coding sequence ATGCGCAAGACCATGGCCATGACGGTGGCCGCGGCAATGACCCTGGCTGCCACCGGCTGCGCCGACATGTCCGCCACCCAACGCGGTACCGCGACCGGTGCCGGCGTCGGTGCCGGCCTGGGCGCGATCCTTGGCGCCGCAACGGGCCCCGGCGGCGGCAACCGCGCGGCGGGCGGCGCCGTGCTGGGCGCCGCCGCCGGTGCCGTGGTCGGCAACATCTGGTCGAAACGGATGGAAAGCCAGAAACAGGCCATGGAACAGGCCACCGCGGGCACCGGCGTGCAGGTCTCGCAGACCGCCGACAACCGGCTGCGGATGGAAATCCCCAGCGACATCTCGTTCGATACCAACCGTGCCGACATCAAGGATAACTTCCGCCCGATCCTGGAACGCTTCGCTACCACGCTGAAAGAGAATCCTGCCACGACCGTGACGATCATCGGCCACACGGACAGTACCGGCTCCGATTCGATCAACCAGCCGCTGTCCGTGGAGCGCGCTTCGCACACCCGCGACTACCTTGCCTCGCGCGGCGTTTCGCCAACGCGCGTGGTGGTGGAAGGCCGTGGCTCACGCGAACCGATCGCATCGAATGACGACAACTCGGGCCGCGCCCGCAATCGCCGCGTGGAAATCTACGTGGCCGAACCCGCACCGCGTTCCTGA
- a CDS encoding DUF3617 domain-containing protein: MPLPRLLPACTTLLAVAMSVATPLACAQAPGGAALKPGLWEMTSKVAAATPETMQALALAQQQMATLQPDQRRAIDQMLAQHGVKMELAEGGGVKVNFCLTREQAANPRLPSGQPGQCSNTQTPVPGGMNIAFKCSKPQSSGTGQVIFDGDSGYSMRMNVDSTLQGQAQQMTVESTGRWLASDCGGTPPVR, encoded by the coding sequence ATGCCGTTGCCACGCCTGCTTCCCGCCTGTACCACGCTCCTTGCCGTCGCCATGTCGGTTGCCACCCCGCTCGCCTGTGCGCAGGCGCCAGGCGGCGCGGCCCTGAAGCCGGGACTGTGGGAAATGACCAGCAAGGTCGCTGCCGCCACGCCGGAAACGATGCAGGCGCTGGCGCTGGCGCAGCAGCAGATGGCCACGCTTCAGCCGGACCAGCGGCGTGCCATCGACCAGATGCTGGCCCAGCATGGCGTGAAGATGGAACTGGCCGAAGGTGGCGGCGTCAAGGTTAACTTCTGCCTGACCAGGGAACAGGCTGCGAACCCGCGGCTGCCATCCGGCCAGCCGGGACAGTGCAGCAACACGCAAACGCCGGTCCCCGGCGGCATGAACATCGCGTTCAAGTGCAGCAAGCCGCAGTCGTCCGGCACCGGACAGGTGATCTTCGACGGCGACAGCGGCTACTCGATGCGGATGAATGTCGACAGCACGCTGCAGGGCCAGGCTCAGCAGATGACCGTGGAAAGCACGGGACGCTGGCTCGCGTCCGACTGCGGCGGCACGCCGCCGGTGCGGTAA
- a CDS encoding porin → MNTKLIALACLVPLAALAQEPSSIRIYGVLDAGAVSEHDCPNGDCPSTKISPGVSTGSVLGFSGQESLGNDTRAVFTLEAGVRNDTGQSDQGGRLFGSQAYVGLANRWGALTVGRQYDVGYETLMEVADPFHGGTAGTATNLIGNGGRRSDNSIKYRSSVIRGFSASAIYSFGESAFSTSRNRAYGATIGYQGGLFSLRAAHQRKNNMLQAAGATAPVDLSARNSLIAANMHVSKSATVYAAYAVNKGVGSSPWDQDNPYGALVLASPSTRSNDALAGVSYSSGAATYMVSYIRKDDRTLANQDADQVAVGMTYAMSKRTAFYAAYAKIKDHNGAPYTVGNFSEQGKGRNAINVGLRHAF, encoded by the coding sequence ATGAACACCAAGTTGATCGCACTTGCCTGCCTCGTTCCACTGGCAGCGCTGGCACAGGAACCTTCGTCGATCCGCATATACGGCGTGCTCGATGCCGGCGCCGTATCCGAGCATGACTGCCCGAACGGCGACTGCCCGAGCACCAAGATTTCACCGGGCGTTTCCACCGGCTCGGTACTGGGTTTTTCCGGCCAGGAAAGCCTCGGCAACGATACGCGCGCCGTGTTCACGCTCGAAGCGGGCGTGCGCAACGATACCGGCCAGTCCGACCAGGGCGGCCGGCTGTTCGGCAGCCAGGCCTACGTGGGGCTGGCGAACCGCTGGGGCGCGCTCACGGTGGGGCGGCAATACGATGTGGGCTACGAAACGCTGATGGAAGTGGCGGACCCGTTCCACGGCGGCACCGCCGGCACGGCCACGAACCTGATCGGCAATGGCGGCAGGCGTTCGGACAACTCGATCAAATACCGCTCCAGCGTGATCCGCGGCTTTTCCGCCAGCGCAATCTACAGCTTCGGCGAATCGGCATTCAGCACGTCGCGCAACCGCGCCTATGGCGCCACGATCGGCTACCAGGGTGGCCTGTTCTCGCTGCGCGCCGCCCACCAGCGCAAGAACAACATGCTGCAGGCCGCGGGCGCCACGGCGCCGGTCGACCTGTCGGCCCGCAACTCGCTGATCGCCGCCAACATGCATGTCTCGAAGTCGGCCACCGTGTATGCGGCATATGCTGTCAACAAGGGCGTGGGCAGCTCGCCGTGGGACCAGGACAATCCCTACGGCGCGCTGGTGCTGGCGTCGCCTTCCACGCGCAGCAACGATGCGCTGGCCGGCGTGTCGTATTCGTCCGGCGCGGCCACGTACATGGTGTCGTACATACGGAAAGACGACCGCACGCTGGCCAACCAGGATGCCGACCAGGTGGCCGTGGGCATGACCTACGCGATGTCGAAGCGCACCGCGTTCTATGCCGCCTATGCGAAGATCAAGGATCACAACGGCGCGCCCTACACGGTGGGCAATTTCAGCGAGCAGGGCAAGGGGCGCAACGCGATCAACGTGGGGCTGCGGCACGCGTTTTGA